The sequence below is a genomic window from Escherichia marmotae.
GGGGGCAAAACAAATGGGATTTATGCCGTTTGTTCCGCACATCCGCTGGTGCTGGAAGCTGCCATCCGCTACGCCTTCTCAAACCAAACGCCACTACTGATTGAAGCAACGTCCAATCAGGTGGATCAGTTCGGCGGTTATACCGGAATGACGCCTGCCGATTTTCGCGGCTTTGTTTGCCAGCTTGCCGACTCGCTGAATTTCCCACAAGACATGCTAATTCTCGGTGGCGATCATCTGGGACCTAACCGCTGGCAAAACCTGCCCGCAACCCAGGCGATGGCTAATGCCGATGATTTGATAAAAAGCTACGTCACGGCGGGATTCAAAAAAATTCACCTTGATTGCAGCATGTCCTGTCAGGGCGATCCGATCCCCTTAACCGATGACATCGTTGCTGAACGCGCCGCTCGCCTGGCGAAAGTGGCGGAAGAAACCTGCCGTGAACACTTTGGCGAGGCCGATCTGGTGTATGTCATTGGAACTGAAGTTCCGGTTCCTGGCGGCGCACATGAAACCTTAAGCGAACTGGCAGTGACTACACCGGATGCCGCCCGCACCACGCTGGAAGCCCATCGTCATGCTTTTGAAAAGCAAGGTCTGAATGCCATCTGGCCACGTATTATTGCGCTGGTGGTACAACCCGGCGTCGAATTCGATCACACCAACGTTATTGATTATCAGCCTGCAAAAGCGATCGCCTTAAGTCAGATGGTCGAAAACTACGAAACACTGATTTTCGAAGCTCATTCTACCGATTATCAAACACCGCAATCGCTGCGCCAGTTGGTCATTGACCACTTTGCCATTCTGAAAGTTGGCCCGGCGCTGACCTTCGCCCTACGTGAAGCACTGTTTTCTCTGGCGGCTATCGAAGAAGAACTGGTGCCAGCAAAAGCCTGTTCTGGTCTGCGTCAGGTACTGGAAAACGTGATGCTCGACCGTCCGGAATACTGGCAAAGCCATTACCACGGGGACGGGAACGCGCGTCGTCTGGCACGCGGCTACAGTTACTCGGATCGCGTGCGTTATTACTGGCCAGACCGGCAGATTGATGATGCTTTCGCCCACCTGGTCCGCAACCTGGCAGATGCGCCAATTCCGCAGCCACTCATCAGCCAGTACCTGCCGCTGCAATACGTAAAAGTTCGCTCCGGCGAGCTACAGCCAACGCCACGGGCACTCATTATTAACCATATTCAGGACATCCTGGCGCAGTACCACGCTGCCTGTGAAGGCCAGTAAGCCATAACAAAAACGAGGAACACGCTATGCCAAATATTGTTTTAAGCCGGATTGATGAACGCTTGATTCACGGTCAGGTCGGCGTTCAGTGGGTTGGATTTGCGGGGGCAAATCTGGTTCTGGTAGCCAATGATGAGGTTGCCGAAGATCCGGTACAACAAAA
It includes:
- the kbaZ gene encoding tagatose-bisphosphate aldolase subunit KbaZ encodes the protein MKHLTEMVRQHKGGKTNGIYAVCSAHPLVLEAAIRYAFSNQTPLLIEATSNQVDQFGGYTGMTPADFRGFVCQLADSLNFPQDMLILGGDHLGPNRWQNLPATQAMANADDLIKSYVTAGFKKIHLDCSMSCQGDPIPLTDDIVAERAARLAKVAEETCREHFGEADLVYVIGTEVPVPGGAHETLSELAVTTPDAARTTLEAHRHAFEKQGLNAIWPRIIALVVQPGVEFDHTNVIDYQPAKAIALSQMVENYETLIFEAHSTDYQTPQSLRQLVIDHFAILKVGPALTFALREALFSLAAIEEELVPAKACSGLRQVLENVMLDRPEYWQSHYHGDGNARRLARGYSYSDRVRYYWPDRQIDDAFAHLVRNLADAPIPQPLISQYLPLQYVKVRSGELQPTPRALIINHIQDILAQYHAACEGQ